The following proteins come from a genomic window of Lolium rigidum isolate FL_2022 chromosome 5, APGP_CSIRO_Lrig_0.1, whole genome shotgun sequence:
- the LOC124657649 gene encoding serine/threonine-protein kinase PBL27-like, with protein MGILCCFQSGADKLDDAAAPNKKQTSSDGGLATLVNEMVAGSVTYQHNRRVAEELLGMNKEEAAATTRAFTYHELWEATGGFRVESMLGEGGFGPVYRGRLQDGGRAVAVKQLDRNGVQGTREFLVEVLMLSMLHHDNLVTLVGYCADGADHRMLVYDYMPHGSLEDHLLDLPPSAPGLDWCTRMRVAQGAAKGLEYLHDASRRPGPPVIYRDFKASNILLDAGFNARLSDFGLAKVGPVGDRTHVSTRVMGTRGYCAPEYALTGKLTPMSDVYSFGVVLLEIITGRRVLDADRRPDEQNLVAWAMPRFKNKRRFKEMADPLLGDAYPIKGLYQALAIAAMCLQEDATMRPAISDVVTALEYLTGHPPPRPCTTTTRDDVADTAD; from the exons ATGGGCATCTTGTGCTGTTTCCAGTCCGGCGCCGACAAACTTGACGATGCTGCTGCGCCAAATAAGAAGCAGACATCGTCGGATGGCGGCCTGGCCACCCTTGTCAACGAAATGGTCGCAGGATCAG TGACGTACCAACACAACAGGCGTGTGGCGGAGGAGCTCCTTGGGATGAacaaggaggaggcggcggcgacgacgcgagCCTTCACTTACCACGAGTTGTGGGAGGCCACGGGCGGGTTCCGTGTGGAGTCGATGCTGGGCGAAGGCGGATTCGGTCCTGTGTACCGTGGTCGGCTTCAGGACGGCGGCCGTGCGGTGGCGGTCAAGCAGCTGGACCGCAACGGCGTGCAGGGCACGCGGGAGTTCCTagtggaggtgctgatgttgagcaTGCTCCACCACGACAACCTCGTCACCCTCGTCGGCTATTGCGCCGACGGGGCCGACCACCGCATGCTCGTCTATGACTACATGCCGCATGGCTCGCTCGAGGACCACCTCCTAGACCTCCCGCCCTCGGCCCCAGGGCTCGACTGGTGCACGCGCATGCGCGTCGCCCAGGGCGCCGCCAAAGGGCTCGAGTACCTCCACGACGCCTCCCGCCGCCCTGGCCCGCCCGTGATCTACCGCGACTTCAAGGCCTCCAACATCCTACTCGACGCCGGGTTCAACGCCCGCCTATCTGACTTCGGCCTCGCCAAGGTGGGTCCCGTCGGTGACCGGACCCACGTCTCCACCAGGGTCATGGGCACCCGTGGCTACTGCGCCCCGGAGTACGCTTTGACAGGGAAGCTCACGCCCATGTCCGACGTCTATAGCttcggcgtcgtcctcctcgagaTCATCACCGGACGGAGGGTACTCGACGCGGACAGGCGGCCCGACGAGCAGAACCTTGTGGCATGGGCCATGCCCAGATTCAAGAACAAGAGGAGGTTCAAGGAGATGGCCGACCCGCTCCTTGGGGACGCCTACCCGATAAAGGGGCTCTACCAGGCGCTCGCCATCGCCGCCATGTGCCTCCAGGAGGACGCCACCATGCGACCCGCCATCTCCGACGTCGTCACCGCCCTAGAGTACCTCACCGGTCACCCTCCTCCCCGTCCATGTACTACTACTACTCGTGATGACGTCGCCGATACGGCAGACTAA